Proteins encoded by one window of Rattus rattus isolate New Zealand chromosome 10, Rrattus_CSIRO_v1, whole genome shotgun sequence:
- the LOC116910876 gene encoding transmembrane epididymal protein 1-like: protein MGNGKFGGHFYPGLYIFFYGLYQATLLSKAMVVSDSPVCVSYLPKSKNRCSKLRISYGGWLKIVTGSLLTSYVVFCLDDGMVLINKEMPPRFMYPQEWQHLTMFILLALDGCVDVVSKSVLRQRLVLLERGATTLGIYVLLLLLVSHVQVSSKVELQVHSLLILVVFLLMLVLTAELWAPEMVHLWTLETFLFLTMGSWLMQAAFILFRPVSGFPWKDDDISDIMFVTTFFCWHVMINALCMLGIYGISSFWHRCYRPGLRMMGSKEALFHKSSEGTFYKLLQESEQQDRDDQAPLLSKSSP, encoded by the coding sequence ATGGGGAATGGGAAGTTTGGCGGCCATTTCTACCCAGGTTTATACATTTTCTTCTACGGACTGTATCAGGCAACCCTGCTCTCCAAGGCCATGGTAGTCAGTgactctcctgtgtgtgtttcctacCTTCCTAAGAGTAAAAACAGATGTTCCAAGCTGAGAATATCTTATGGAGGCTGGCTGAAGATAGTGACGGGTTCCCTCTTAACGTCTTACGTGGTCTTCTGTCTTGATGATGGGATGGTGTTGATCAACAAAGAGATGCCTCCAAGGTTTATGTACCCTCAAGAGTGGCAGCACCTCACCATGTTCATCCTCCTCGCCCTTGATGGCTGTGTGGACGTCGTGAGCAAGAGTGTGCTGAGGCAGAGGTTGGTGCTTCTCGAAAGAGGCGCCACCACGCTGGGCATCTAcgtgctcctgctgctgctggtgtctcATGTTCAGGTCTCGTCAAAGGTGGAGCTGCAGGTTCACTCTCTCCTCATCTTGGTGGTGTTCCTGCTGATGCTGGTGTTGACCGCCGAGCTGTGGGCTCCTGAGATGGTCCACCTCTGGACGCTAGAGACCTTCCTGTTCCTGACAATGGGCTCATGGCTGATGCAGGCAGCCTTCATTCTGTTTAGACCAGTCTCTGGCTTCCCGTGGAAGGATGATGACATCAGTGACATCATGTTTGTCACCACGTTCTTCTGCTGGCACGTGATGATCAACGCCTTATGCATGCTGGGAATCTATGGCATCTCTTCCTTTTGGCATCGTTGTTACAGACCCGGCTTGAGGATGATGGGGTCCAAGGAAGCGCTGTTTCACAAGAGCTCTGAAGGAACCTTCTACAAGCTGCTGCAGGAGTCAGAGCAGCAGGACAGAGATGACCAGGCTCCTCTCCTTTCAAAGAGTTCTCCGTGA